From the genome of Leptotrichia sp. oral taxon 847:
ATGGATCTTTACTTCGCATTCCCGATAAAAAAGCAACACCCATAAAATATTCATCCCATGAAAGGTAATCTGTTCTCTTTGGCATTTTTTACACCTCTTTTTATTAAATTTGCTAATCCACTTTCATTTTTCTTCTCATATCGTTAAATTGAACTTCTACAACGTCGCTCTTGCTAAGCTCAATTCCCCTTTTCACAACTTTTCCATTTTTTCTCGTAATCGTATATCCCAAATTCAAAATATCTTGAACGGAATATTTAGAAATTTTCAGTTTTTTATACTGTAAATTCTTTTTTGCATCATTCAAAATACTTTTTATTGCAAAATTTATATTTTTTTCCTTTTCACTCAAATTTTTTCTACGATTTAAAATTTCTTTTTTTAAATCAATTTTTCCAATTTGCTGCTTTCGATATTCTAATTTTTCAGCCGCTTTTTCTAAAACTCTTTTAAGCTCTTTTACCAAAATTTTCTCTTTTTCAATGAGTTCCATCTTTTTGTCATCCAAAATATTCAAGAAATTTTTTATATAATAGTTATTTTTCTTTTGCTCCAATTCTTTTCTCATCAAAGCTACACGATTTTGTAAAATTTTCGTAAGTCCATCTTTTTTATTATTCAACTCATCAATGAGATTTTTCTTTTCAGGAATTAAAATTTCCGCAGCTTGAGTTGGTGTAGCTGCTCTTCTATCAGCCACTAAGTCCGATAATAAATTATCAATTTCATGTCCAACTGATGAAATAATCGGAATTTCGGACTTATAAATCGCTTCTATCACGATTTCTTCATTAAAAGCCCACAAATCTTCAATACTTCCACCTCCACGTCCAACAATGACCGTATCTACACAAATTTTATTCTTGCCTTCAAAATCTTTCGCTCTATTAAAAAACTCAATTCCATTCACAACTTCTTGCGCTGCACCATCACCTTGTACTTTTGCGGGATAAAGAAAAATATTGACATTTGGAAACCTTTTGTGAGTCGTATTTATTATATCTCGAATTGCAGCTCCAGTCGCAGCTGTTACAACTCCCACATTCATCGGCAACTTCGGCAATAATTTTTTTTTACTGCTGTCAAAATAACCTTTTTCATTGTATTTTCGCTTTAACATCTCCATTTTTTCATACAGGGAACCAATCGAATTTGTTCTTTCAAGAAAATCGGCGACAATTTGATAACTCCCGTTTCTCTCGTAAAGAGTAACGCTCCCCCTTATTTTCACTTGCTCCCCCTCTTTCAAATCCACAGGAACCCCACGATATTTGTATCTAAAAATCGCACATTTCACACTGGCCCCAGCATCTTTTAACGTAAAATACAAATGTCCTGAGCTATAATAAGTTATATTTGAAAGCTCACCCTGAATAAAAATATTTTTAAACGTATTTGTCCCTTCCAAATATTGCTTTACTTCAAAATTAATTTCACTTACCGAAAACACTGTCGCTTCCATTGTCTCACCTTCTTTATCTTTCAGCATTTAAATTTTTAATTTCATAGTAAAATTATACTTTACTTTGTTTGTAAAATCAAGATTTTTTTTCTATTCTTCTTAATCTGATGTACCATTACCATATATCTTTAAATATTATACTTCATTCATTTTAAAGCAGAATACCATCACCAAATCTTTAGATACTTTACTTCAGTCATACAGAAAAGATAATAAAAATTTTTTTTATTTTAATTTATTTTTGATTACAAGATGTTACTTTACATAATATAGTTTTTTTTCTTTTTAACAAGGGGAAAACATCGCCTTTTCCCCTTGACCCCGCGCTAGTCTTCGTCATTTTTATGCACTGCCAAAAAACTCGCACTAATCGTGCTCAGACAGTTTTGTCAGCACATAAAAATGCTCCGACGGTTCAAACTTTACTACCATACAAAAGTGTCGTGATTTTTTTGGAGTAAAGACGACTGTCTGAACGAAGTGAGTTTCGGCTTTACTTCAAAAAAATTCTTAGACGAGCGTGGGGATTATAAGGGGAAATGGCGGCCCTTTCCCCTTATGTAAAAAAACAAAAAAACTATATAAGCAAAATTCCATTTTGTAATCAAGAATAAATTTAAAAGTCAAGACCACCCTTCAAAAGGGTGGCTTGCTCTACGGCTATAAGCCGTCGGGTCTCCTACTTCGCCTAAAGACGATACTTGACCTTCGTTCAAGCTACTGTTGTATTTGACTCGTTGCTACCTCTTAAAGAGGTATCCGTACTACTTGCTACCCTTAAAAGGGTCTTCATATTCCTTTACACTTAATTTGTCCATCGCTATATCATGTTTCTCCTGTTCGGCTATATATTTTTTTATTGTTGCTTCATTTAAGCCTACTGTGCTTACATAATATCCTTCTGACCAGAAATGTCTGTTTCCAAATTTATATTTTAAGTTTGCATGCTTATCAAACATCATCAATGCACTTTTCCCTTTCAGATATCCCATAAAACTTGATACACTTATTTTTGGTGGTATGCTTACCAGCATATGCACGTGATCTTTCATCAGATGTCCTTCTATTATTTCAACTCCTTTATATTCACATAATCTTCTTAAAATTTCTCCCACACTTTTTCTGTATTGACTATATACAATTTTTCGTCTATACTTAGGTGTAAATACTATATGATACTTACACATCCATTTAGTATGAGACAGGCTATTAGTTTTATTAGCCATATAAACACCTTCCTTTCATTAATAGTAGCTTGAACAACTCTATTATAACGGAAGGTGTATTTTGTTGCAAACTTACGTTTCCGCACCCGCATAGCAGGTGGTTTTATGTTTCGCACGCTTTGCGTACTCAACTGACTAAAGTCAATAATTAAAAAAAATAGTGAAACTTTAAAAGTCCCACTATTTTTTATTTAAATTTTGTAAAGTTTAGCTAAGATTAGTAAATCAATCTAAATCCTAGTCCTCCTCTTACATTTTCTCCCTTAGTGTCGTATCCTAGGTTGGCTGTTACTCCAAATCTTGTGTTGTCTACTCCTAAGTTTAAGTCAAATTTTCCGCTTCCTCGTCTGTCTTCCTTTTCACTTCTTATTCCAAACCAGTCCGCATCTGTATATCTTACTCTTGCTTGATTCTTAACGTTGTTTACTTTTCCTAGTTCATCTGTGTACGCCGCTGTCAAGCCTAATGTTAAGTTTGTTCTGACTGCCATTGGTTGTACATATTTAAACTCTACTCCTACTTCTGGTTTTACTGAGAAATAGTCATTTCCGTCAACTTCCAATCTAACTTCTCCTCTATCTTCCTTGATATTGCTAAATCTTCCGTATTCCATTTTTAATGCTCCGTATGGTCTTAAATGTGTTCTTTCACTCAATCGCACGTCATAACCTAAATCTGTCTTGAATGCCGCACCATATGATGTATAATCCGCTTTCGCGTTAAAGATGTCGTCTACTACCAAGAATCTACGTTTCATTTCATTTCTTCCTGCAAACACATCTCCTGCTATTGTCCATCTTAGTGATCCATTGTGATCGTTTGCTGGAGACATTGTCTTAAATAGTCCTGCTCTTACCATTGTCTGGTTTTCTCTTGATTTTCCTATGTCTTTGAATTTAAATCTGTTGTTTACTGCTCCTGCATACCATCCTTGTGAGTTTCCTAATTTTACTGTTTCATCTTCATGTACATAGGCTACACCATAAGCATTGCTTGTATAATCTATTATTCCTGCCGTATCTGAATTGTATTCATTTCTCATTCCAAATACTTTTATCTTATTGTTCTGTTTTGATGGATTTCTCCATTGATCGTGAAGATATGTAAATTCTTTGTCAAGCAAACTTCCTGTTTCGTTGATTCTTTGCTGTACATTTCCATACTGGTGTCCCATCATTTCATCTGTTGCCTGATAGAATAAGATTTCTTCGTTGTTTCCTATTCCATTTAATTTTTGGAATAACTGTCTTTCTCTTGTTCCTAATTCTTCAACTCCGTATCTTTGTTCCAATCCATCCAAGAAGTTATATGTATCTGTGCTGTCTACTGGTGTATCTTCTTTTCCTGCCCACGCTGTATATGGTATCTTAGCCATATAGATGCTTGTCATTGTTCCATCGGCTGGATTCAATGTCGGTGTTGCTATCCAGTTCAATCCTCCAGAGTAGATATTCCAATTTGAAACTCCACTTGTTCTTATCGCATTGTTATACGGATCTAATATTTTCGGATCTTTAATCAGGATTGACTTGCTG
Proteins encoded in this window:
- the tnpA gene encoding IS200/IS605 family transposase; amino-acid sequence: MANKTNSLSHTKWMCKYHIVFTPKYRRKIVYSQYRKSVGEILRRLCEYKGVEIIEGHLMKDHVHMLVSIPPKISVSSFMGYLKGKSALMMFDKHANLKYKFGNRHFWSEGYYVSTVGLNEATIKKYIAEQEKHDIAMDKLSVKEYEDPFKGSK
- the xseA gene encoding exodeoxyribonuclease VII large subunit, with protein sequence MEATVFSVSEINFEVKQYLEGTNTFKNIFIQGELSNITYYSSGHLYFTLKDAGASVKCAIFRYKYRGVPVDLKEGEQVKIRGSVTLYERNGSYQIVADFLERTNSIGSLYEKMEMLKRKYNEKGYFDSSKKKLLPKLPMNVGVVTAATGAAIRDIINTTHKRFPNVNIFLYPAKVQGDGAAQEVVNGIEFFNRAKDFEGKNKICVDTVIVGRGGGSIEDLWAFNEEIVIEAIYKSEIPIISSVGHEIDNLLSDLVADRRAATPTQAAEILIPEKKNLIDELNNKKDGLTKILQNRVALMRKELEQKKNNYYIKNFLNILDDKKMELIEKEKILVKELKRVLEKAAEKLEYRKQQIGKIDLKKEILNRRKNLSEKEKNINFAIKSILNDAKKNLQYKKLKISKYSVQDILNLGYTITRKNGKVVKRGIELSKSDVVEVQFNDMRRKMKVD